Proteins encoded together in one Macadamia integrifolia cultivar HAES 741 chromosome 8, SCU_Mint_v3, whole genome shotgun sequence window:
- the LOC122086996 gene encoding UNC93-like protein 3 has translation MEEVESQEETHLVLGDSTRGRLRNRARDVHILSCAFLLIFLAYGAAQNLESTLNSDEDLGTYSLGILYLSFTFFSVVASPVVQFLGSKNSLVLGTTGYWLFIAANLKPSWYTMVPASLYLGFAASIIWVGQGTYLTSTARCHAEDNYLHEGTVIGNFNGEFWGIFASYQFIGNLISLALLKNGKGGSTSGTTLLFIIFLVSMTLGTILMCFLHKMDGKGEEGQPKSSESFYSSMFSLFKKVITPLHDRRMLLIIPLVCYSGLQQAFVWAEFTKYVVMPALGVSGVGGAMAVYGAFDAVCSLAAGRFTTGLPSITLIVSGGALIQAIVLLWLLLTYRLSSGVLGVVYPLLMSAMCGISDGVFNTQLNALFGMLFRHDTEGAFAQLKVWQSASIALVFFLSPYITLQAMLVLMLAVLFFSIAGFLVLTLHVEKDFSSTGS, from the exons ATGGAAGAGGTGGAATCTCAAGAAGAAACACATCTGGTTCTTGGGGATTCGACTCGGGGACGGCTGAGGAATCGTGCTAGAGATGTTCATATTTTGAGCTGTGCTTTCCTATTGATATTTCTGGCTTATGGGGCTGCTCAGAATTTGGAGAGTACACTGAATTCG GATGAAGATTTGGGTACTTATTCTCTGGGGATACTGTATCTCTCCTTCACCTTTTTCTCCGTAGTGGCTTCTCCTGTGGTCCAGTTTCTTGGGTCCAAGAATTCTCTGGTTCTTGGAACTACTGGTTATTGGCTCTTCATTGCGGCAAATTTGAAACCATCCTG GTATACCATGGTGCCGGCTTCTTTGTACCTGGGATTTGCTGCTTCAATAATTTGGGTTGGGCAG GGAACATATCTTACTTCCACTGCCCGCTGCCATGCAGAAGACAACTATTTGCATGAAGGAACAGTCATTGGTAACTTCAACGGAGAATTTTGGGGAATTTTTGCCAGTTATCAG TTCATTGGGAATCTGATTTCACTAGCTCTTTTGAAAAATGGAAAG GGAGGAAGTACCAGTGGAACAACATTATTATTCATTATCTTCCTTGTAAGCATGACCTTGGGTACCATATTGATGTGTTTTTTACATAAAATGGATGGTAAAGGGGAGGAAGGGCAGCCAAAATCATCTGAAAGTTTCTATTCGtccatgttttctctctttaagAAGGTAATCACTCCATTGCATGACAGGCGGATGTTGTTGATCATCCCTCTTGTCTGTTATTCTGGCTTGCAGCAAGCATTTGTTTG GGCTGAATTTACCAAGTATGTTGTAATGCCAGCACTTGGCGTATCGGGTGTAGGTGGGGCAATGGCAGTTTATGGGGCTTTTGATGCAGTC TGTTCATTGGCTGCTGGGAGATTTACAACTGGTCTTCCATCAATTACTTTGATAGTTTCTGGTGGAGCTTTAATTCAAGCCATTGTTCTGCTATGGCTTTTGCTGACATACAG ATTAAGTAGTGGAGTACTTGGCGTTGTATACCCACTTCTTATGTCAGCAATGTGTGGCATTAGTGATGGGGTATTTAACACACAGCTGAATGCTCTGTTTGGAATGCTATTCAGGCATGACACG GAAGGGGCATTCGCACAACTGAAGGTCTGGCAGAGTGCATCCATAGCACTTGTATTCTTTCTGAGCCCATACATAACATTGCAGGCAATGTTGGTGCTGATGCTTgctgttttatttttctcaatagCTGGGTTTCTGGTTCTAACACTGCATGTGGAGAAAGATTTTTCTTCCACCGGATCTTGA
- the LOC122087499 gene encoding actin-depolymerizing factor 2 isoform X2, producing the protein MAVHDDCKLKFLELKAKRTYRFIVYKIEEKQKQVVVEKVGEPAQSYEDFTASLPADECRYAVYDFDFVTSENVQKSRIFFIAWCPDTSRVRSKMIYASSKDRFKRELDGIQVELQATDPTEMGLDVIRSRAS; encoded by the exons ATGGCTGTGCATGATGACTGTAAGCTTAAGTTTTTGGAACTGAAGGCGAAAAGAACATATCGCTTCATAGTTTACAAGATAGAGGAGAAGCAAAAGCAGGTTGTGGTGGAAAAAGTTGGGGAGCCCGCGCAAAGTTATGAGGATTTCACTGCAAGCCTTCCCGCCGATGAGTGCCGATATGCAGTCTATGATTTTGACTTTGTGACTTCTGAGAATGTCCAGAAGAGCAGGATTTTCTTCATCGCCTG GTGTCCTGATACTTCAAGGGTGAGAAGTAAGATGATTTATGCAAGTTCCAAGGACAGATTCAAGAGAGAGCTAGATGGTATTCAGGTGGAGTTGCAGGCAACCGATCCTACTGAGATGGGCCTTGATGTTATTAGAAGCCGTGCCAGCTAA
- the LOC122086998 gene encoding histone H2B.11-like gives MAPRAEKKPAEKKPAAEKPAEEKKAEKAPAEKKPRAEKRLPKEGGAADKKKKRVKKGTETYKIYIFKVLKQVHPDIGISSKAMGIMNSFINDIFEKLAQEASKLARYNKKPTITSREIQTSVRLVLPGELAKHAVSEGTKAVTKFTSS, from the coding sequence ATGGCACCTAGAGCGGAAAAGAAGCCTGCTGAGAAGAAACCCGCCGCTGAAAAGCCAGCGGAGGAGAAGAAAGCAGAGAAAGCTCCAGCGGAAAAGAAGCCGAGGGCGGAGAAGAGGCTGCCTAAGGAAGGCGGTGCTGctgataagaagaagaagcgcGTGAAGAAGGGAACTGAAACTTACAAGATATACATCTTCAAGGTCCTAAAGCAAGTTCACCCTGACATCGGGATCTCCAGCAAGGCCATGGGCATCATGAACAGTTTCATCAACGATATCTTCGAGAAGCTAGCACAAGAGGCCTCAAAACTCGCTCGGTACAACAAGAAACCCACCATAACCTCTCGGGAGATTCAAACCTCTGTCCGTCTTGTTCTTCCCGGAGAATTAGCGAAACACGCCGTCTCCGAGGGTACCAAGGCTGTTACCAAATTTACAAGTTCTTGA
- the LOC122087499 gene encoding actin-depolymerizing factor 2 isoform X1, with amino-acid sequence MANAASGMAVHDDCKLKFLELKAKRTYRFIVYKIEEKQKQVVVEKVGEPAQSYEDFTASLPADECRYAVYDFDFVTSENVQKSRIFFIAWCPDTSRVRSKMIYASSKDRFKRELDGIQVELQATDPTEMGLDVIRSRAS; translated from the exons ATG GCCAACGCTGCGTCAGGGATGGCTGTGCATGATGACTGTAAGCTTAAGTTTTTGGAACTGAAGGCGAAAAGAACATATCGCTTCATAGTTTACAAGATAGAGGAGAAGCAAAAGCAGGTTGTGGTGGAAAAAGTTGGGGAGCCCGCGCAAAGTTATGAGGATTTCACTGCAAGCCTTCCCGCCGATGAGTGCCGATATGCAGTCTATGATTTTGACTTTGTGACTTCTGAGAATGTCCAGAAGAGCAGGATTTTCTTCATCGCCTG GTGTCCTGATACTTCAAGGGTGAGAAGTAAGATGATTTATGCAAGTTCCAAGGACAGATTCAAGAGAGAGCTAGATGGTATTCAGGTGGAGTTGCAGGCAACCGATCCTACTGAGATGGGCCTTGATGTTATTAGAAGCCGTGCCAGCTAA